A window of the Henckelia pumila isolate YLH828 chromosome 3, ASM3356847v2, whole genome shotgun sequence genome harbors these coding sequences:
- the LOC140892214 gene encoding uncharacterized protein yields MDLVQILLLCVVGFSVLVFFIINHLESLQDDSDNVEQKSSLLCDSDSKIKTGSSAVEENEDREEEKGGGADNDGEKLEKLEDLAAEVESCGVSSSEKSNFCSASLGTNGNDKGEILSCNMDINEEDDEAAEGDFEDWEGIERTGLEKTFGEAVVFVSSKSNADRLDGDVKVQLHGLKRIALEEVCYGSQPMSLMASARAKWNAWQNLGNMSRETAMEKYIKILSEQVPEWKDEDTKFSQDLSNF; encoded by the exons ATGGATTTGGTGCAGATTTTACTATTATGTGTTGTGGGTTTCTCTGTCCTagttttttttatcatcaaCCACCTTGAATCACTTCAAGATGACAGCGATAACGTAGAACAAAAAAGTAGTTTGCTTTGTGATTCTGATAGTAAAATCAAGACTGGGTCTTCCgcagtggaagagaatgaagatcGAGAAGAGGAGAAAGGCGGCGGTGCTGATAACGACGGTGAAAAACTCGAAAAATTAGAAGACCTTGCAGCAGAAGTAGAAAGTTGTGGGGTTTCAAGCtctgaaaaatcaaatttttgcaGTGCGTCGTTGGGTACCAATGGAAACGACAAAGGCGAAATCTTGAGTTGTAATATGGATATCAATGAGGAAGATGATGAAGCTGCCGagggagattttgaagattgGGAGGGAATAGAGAGAACTGGATTAGAGAAAACTTTTGGTGAAGCTGTGGTTTTTGTTAGTTCCAAGAGTAATGCTGATCGCTTGGATGGAGATGTGAAAGTGCAGTTACATGGGCTTAAAAGAATTGCTCTTGAAGAGGTTTGTTATGGATCACAGCCTATGTCATTGATGGCTTCTGCCAGAGCCAAGTG GAACGCCTGGCAGAATCTAGGTAACATGAGCAGAGAAACGGCGATGGagaaatatatcaaaattttatccGAACAAGTTCCCGAGTGGAAG GATGAAGACACCAAATTTTCCCAAGATTTAAGTAACTTCTGA
- the LOC140891562 gene encoding probable prolyl 4-hydroxylase 9 encodes MKIKGSKFGGGTRSKLGLPWIFLLCLSFFLAGFSGSYLFSHQEMPTPPRRSAVEEKLEFQALPHGESGEGSVAAIPFQILSWNPRALYFPNFATPEQCQSVVQMAKRHLKPSSLALREGETAETTQGIRTSSGMFISSSDDKTGILDQIETKIAKATMIPKDHGEAFNVLRYEIGQSYHSHYDAFNPAEYGPQKSQRLASFLLYLSDVQEGGETMFPFENGQNMDSNYNFRHCVGLKVKPRRGDGLLFYSLFPNGTIDVTSLHGSCPVIKGEKWVATKWIRNQERDDP; translated from the exons ATGAAGATTAAAGGAAGCAAATTCGGTGGAGGAACTCGGTCGAAATTAGGGTTGCCGTGGATTTTCCTCCTGTGTCTCTCTTTTTTCCTCGCGGGTTTTTCTGGTTCATATCTTTTTTCTCATCAG GAGATGCCAACGCCGCCGCGGCGGAGCGCGGTGGAAGAGAAGTTGGAATTCCAGGCCCTGCCTCATGGAGAATCTGGTGAAGGGTCCGTTGCTGCGATCCCCTTTCAG ATTTTGAGCTGGAATCCTCGTGCATTATACTTCCCAAATTTTGCTACTCCAGAACAATGTCAAAGCGTTGTCCAAATGGCCAAGCGGCATCTCAAGCCATCATCCTTAGCTCTACGGGAAGGAGAAACAGCAGAAACTACTCAGGGAATTAGGACAAG TTCTGGCATGTTTATCAGCTCATCTGATGACAAAACTGGAATCCTGGATCAGATTGAGACAAAAATTGCTAAAGCAACAATGATTCCTAAGGATCACGGAGAG GCTTTTAATGTCTTACGATATGAGATTGGACAGAGTTACCATTCACATTATGATGCTTTCAATCCAGCTGAATATGGTCCACAGAAGAGCCAAAGG CTTGCTTCGTTCTTGTTGTATTTATCTGATGTTCAAGAAGGGGGAGAAACCATGTTTCCTTTTGAG AATGGACAAAACATGGATTCCAATTACAATTTTCGCCACTGTGTTGGTCTGAAAGTTAAACCCCGAAGGGGCGATGGACTTTTATTCTACTCACTGTTCCCGAATGGCACAATTGATGTA ACATCCCTCCATGGGAGCTGCCCAGTAATTAAAGGCGAAAAATGGGTGGCCACCAAGTGGATCAGGAACCAAGAACGGGACGACCCATAA